One Enterococcus silesiacus genomic window carries:
- a CDS encoding MepB protein: protein MESLDYLLKILAEISQLSLEKLQVEEQNKEYEGVIFSVGKQTFRSRKAKQTPKKAGYFVVFWEKDDQNKNQPYDAITAPDKLVITVFDQEKKGQFIFPKEILIEKGILSHGKITGKMALRVYPDWIDELNPTAAATQRWQVPFFIDLTAKRDVEKLNELYFA, encoded by the coding sequence GTGGAATCATTGGATTATTTACTAAAGATACTTGCAGAAATTAGTCAGTTATCATTGGAAAAGCTTCAAGTTGAAGAGCAAAACAAAGAATATGAAGGCGTAATTTTTTCAGTAGGAAAACAAACCTTTAGAAGTAGAAAAGCAAAGCAAACACCGAAAAAAGCGGGGTATTTTGTTGTTTTTTGGGAGAAAGACGATCAAAATAAAAATCAGCCGTATGATGCAATAACAGCACCTGACAAATTAGTGATTACTGTATTCGATCAAGAAAAAAAAGGGCAGTTTATTTTTCCTAAAGAAATTCTAATAGAAAAGGGAATTTTAAGTCATGGAAAGATAACTGGGAAGATGGCCCTGCGAGTTTATCCTGATTGGATTGACGAATTAAATCCTACGGCAGCAGCTACTCAACGCTGGCAAGTACCGTTTTTTATTGATTTGACAGCTAAACGTGATGTTGAAAAATTAAACGAACTGTATTTTGCTTAA
- a CDS encoding glucose transporter GlcU, translating to MEILVALIPMFAWGSIGLVSGKIGGSANQQTLGMTIGALFFSVIVFFIVQPAITIQMITIGILSGLFWSVGQNQQFHGMKFLGVSVGLPVSTGMQLIVNTIAGAVFFHEWKGSRDFLLGFIALGLLVLGAYLTARQDDDSKVKTTNSMLDFNKGLRALIVSTIGYGAYTIIINAAGLDPMGIILPQSIGMVIGASFFAFKKVKLDRYVWRNMSCGLLWGLGNICMLLTMRQIGLAISFSLSQMGIIISTLGGIYLLGEHKSKKEMRYVIIGCLFVILGGILLGYMKA from the coding sequence ATGGAGATATTAGTGGCTTTAATACCTATGTTTGCCTGGGGAAGCATCGGTCTTGTCAGTGGAAAAATCGGTGGTTCAGCGAATCAACAGACCCTTGGTATGACTATTGGTGCTTTGTTCTTTTCGGTAATTGTCTTTTTTATTGTCCAACCAGCAATCACTATTCAAATGATCACAATTGGTATTTTGTCAGGATTATTTTGGAGTGTTGGACAAAATCAGCAGTTTCACGGAATGAAATTTTTGGGCGTATCAGTTGGTTTGCCTGTTTCAACTGGGATGCAATTGATCGTCAACACGATCGCTGGTGCTGTGTTTTTTCATGAGTGGAAAGGCAGTAGAGATTTTCTTTTAGGATTTATTGCACTGGGGTTATTGGTGTTAGGCGCTTATTTAACAGCGCGACAAGATGATGACAGCAAAGTAAAAACTACAAACTCGATGTTGGATTTTAATAAAGGGTTGCGGGCCTTGATTGTGTCAACGATTGGTTATGGCGCGTATACGATCATTATCAATGCAGCAGGACTTGATCCAATGGGGATTATCTTACCTCAAAGTATCGGCATGGTGATTGGTGCTAGTTTCTTTGCGTTTAAAAAAGTCAAACTGGATCGTTACGTTTGGCGAAATATGAGCTGCGGACTGTTGTGGGGCTTAGGAAATATCTGTATGTTGCTGACGATGCGCCAAATCGGTTTAGCTATCAGTTTCTCACTGTCTCAAATGGGTATTATTATCTCAACATTAGGCGGAATCTACCTACTTGGTGAGCACAAGTCTAAAAAAGAAATGAGATATGTCATTATTGGTTGCTTATTCGTCATTTTAGGTGGTATTCTTTTAGGGTATATGAAAGCGTAA
- a CDS encoding PTS sucrose transporter subunit IIBC, whose amino-acid sequence MEISIGIILILCIYTVVGVLDQISIQIGPYTPLFAATFTGLVLGDVQTGLMIGATLQLMTLGVATYGGATVPDFLSGAVMGTAYAIISKQGAEYGIGVAVPIGLLLTQLDILGRMTNTFFQHKADKYAQEGNYKGVERCNVLGIFPWTLSRVIPVFIGLAFGEQVVTVINEWIPMWVMNGLKAAGAILPAMGIAILMRYLPIKTYWPYFIIGFVLLAYGAAFFSVLGVALVGLALAAIYVMNQNNKGSATPAGTVVYEDDEEVEIDD is encoded by the coding sequence ATGGAAATTTCTATCGGTATTATTCTTATTTTATGTATCTACACTGTAGTAGGCGTGTTAGACCAAATTTCTATTCAAATAGGTCCGTATACCCCATTATTCGCTGCAACGTTTACCGGTTTGGTCTTAGGAGATGTTCAGACAGGTCTGATGATTGGGGCAACATTACAATTAATGACCCTTGGCGTTGCAACTTATGGCGGAGCAACTGTTCCAGACTTTCTTTCAGGTGCGGTTATGGGAACAGCTTATGCAATTATTTCCAAGCAGGGGGCTGAGTATGGAATTGGGGTCGCAGTGCCGATTGGATTATTATTGACACAATTAGACATTCTAGGCAGAATGACGAATACCTTCTTTCAACATAAAGCAGATAAATATGCACAAGAGGGGAATTATAAAGGCGTGGAGCGCTGCAATGTGTTAGGTATTTTTCCTTGGACGCTTTCTCGTGTGATCCCAGTTTTTATCGGCTTAGCGTTTGGCGAACAAGTTGTAACCGTTATCAATGAATGGATTCCGATGTGGGTGATGAATGGTCTAAAAGCGGCAGGGGCAATTTTACCAGCAATGGGGATCGCTATTTTGATGCGCTACTTGCCGATTAAAACGTATTGGCCATATTTTATCATCGGTTTTGTTTTACTTGCATACGGGGCTGCTTTTTTCTCTGTTTTGGGTGTGGCACTAGTTGGCTTAGCGCTGGCGGCGATTTATGTGATGAATCAAAATAATAAAGGAAGCGCAACACCTGCTGGTACAGTTGTTTATGAAGATGATGAGGAGGTAGAAATCGATGACTAA
- a CDS encoding amino acid permease, translated as MSMFRKKELTAVSSEPSAMKKDLKTMDLIMLGIGAIVGTGIFVVTGVAAEQYAGPALSLSFLVAAGAIILAGLCYAEFASRIPAIGGPYAYMYVVFGELVAWMTGWLVICEFFLAVSSVASGWSGYVHGFLNSLGVDFPTALSGAYNPANGTYVDLIAMLVLLAVTFWVSLEAKTALRLNNVMVFVKFGIIALFLVVGIFYVKPDNWQPFMPFGFSGVVSGAAVVFFAFLGFDAVSMTAEEVKNPQKDIPKGIIGSIIIATVLYVIVTLVLTGIVPFDALGVKDPVAFAMRFVQRDGVAGMISVGAILTLLTVTISMMYSLARIIYAISKDGLLPKFMSKIDEKNRTPKNATYVAGICTMIFAGLVPMELLAELTNIVTLMYLIVMAIGIIRLRKVAGDPKPGEFKIPFVPFVPILLVIVSIGLMLQLQAATWKAFAIALVLGFVIYFAYGYKHSNEGKIKH; from the coding sequence ATGTCGATGTTTCGGAAAAAAGAGCTAACGGCTGTCTCAAGCGAGCCAAGCGCAATGAAAAAGGATTTAAAAACAATGGATCTGATCATGCTTGGGATCGGTGCCATTGTTGGAACAGGAATTTTTGTCGTGACAGGAGTTGCGGCTGAACAATATGCAGGTCCGGCACTGTCGCTTTCATTTTTAGTTGCGGCAGGAGCAATTATCTTAGCAGGATTATGTTATGCAGAATTTGCCTCAAGGATTCCGGCAATCGGTGGCCCATATGCCTATATGTATGTTGTCTTTGGCGAACTTGTCGCTTGGATGACAGGATGGTTAGTGATTTGTGAATTCTTTCTAGCTGTTTCTTCTGTGGCTTCAGGCTGGTCAGGTTATGTTCATGGCTTTTTAAATAGCCTTGGTGTAGATTTTCCAACGGCGTTAAGTGGTGCCTACAATCCAGCGAATGGTACTTATGTGGATTTGATCGCGATGCTGGTGCTTTTAGCAGTTACTTTTTGGGTGTCATTAGAAGCCAAAACAGCTTTACGGTTAAATAATGTGATGGTATTTGTTAAATTTGGCATTATTGCCCTCTTTTTAGTCGTCGGTATTTTTTATGTGAAACCTGATAATTGGCAGCCGTTCATGCCCTTTGGATTTTCAGGCGTAGTTAGTGGGGCGGCTGTCGTTTTCTTTGCCTTTTTAGGATTTGATGCAGTGAGTATGACCGCTGAAGAAGTAAAAAATCCGCAAAAAGATATTCCAAAAGGCATTATTGGTTCGATCATTATAGCGACTGTGTTATATGTGATCGTCACATTAGTTTTAACAGGCATCGTGCCGTTTGATGCGCTGGGTGTAAAAGATCCTGTCGCGTTTGCGATGCGCTTTGTACAGCGTGATGGTGTAGCAGGTATGATTTCTGTCGGAGCGATTTTAACACTTTTAACCGTGACGATTTCAATGATGTACAGTTTAGCTAGAATCATTTATGCTATCAGTAAGGATGGTTTACTGCCAAAATTTATGAGTAAAATCGATGAAAAAAACCGCACACCTAAAAATGCAACCTATGTAGCAGGGATTTGCACCATGATTTTTGCAGGGTTAGTACCAATGGAGTTATTAGCTGAGTTGACGAATATCGTGACCTTGATGTACTTGATTGTCATGGCGATTGGTATTATTCGGTTAAGAAAAGTAGCTGGCGATCCTAAACCAGGGGAATTTAAAATTCCTTTTGTCCCGTTTGTTCCTATTTTATTAGTCATCGTTAGTATTGGCTTGATGCTGCAATTACAGGCGGCAACTTGGAAAGCTTTCGCAATAGCGTTGGTTTTAGGCTTTGTTATTTATTTTGCTTATGGTTATAAACATAGTAATGAAGGTAAAATTAAACATTAA
- a CDS encoding LysR family transcriptional regulator → MFRLLKTFRSVYETKNFSKAAEQLFISQPAVSNQIKQLEEELAIQLFVRNGRQEIITTKQADILYHHLLNLSDDWEDTLQALRIQAMPRETCRIVASNTFAVYYLPELMEQLIQQFPEVAFILDMDNSEQVLDKIEKHQAHFGFIEKPLVTDSIIRQEILLDELVHAGNASQNLWLVREENSGVYHYTERYFLAHNLNPQKMIIKNNEMIVRCLEQGIGQSIISKKALPPKINWNSLGEEYQRSFYFIKRQHIESMQLRQIDEYIKNYYQKNKS, encoded by the coding sequence ATGTTTAGATTACTGAAAACATTTCGTAGCGTATACGAAACAAAAAATTTTTCAAAAGCAGCGGAACAATTATTTATTTCACAGCCGGCCGTTTCTAACCAAATCAAACAGTTGGAAGAAGAGCTAGCCATTCAGCTATTTGTTCGCAATGGAAGGCAGGAAATCATCACGACCAAACAAGCCGATATTTTGTATCATCATTTGCTTAATTTATCAGACGATTGGGAAGATACTCTGCAAGCTTTGCGAATACAGGCGATGCCCAGAGAAACCTGTAGAATCGTTGCTTCAAATACATTTGCCGTTTACTATCTACCGGAACTGATGGAACAACTGATTCAGCAATTTCCAGAAGTAGCATTTATTTTAGATATGGATAACTCTGAACAAGTGTTGGATAAAATCGAAAAACACCAAGCTCATTTTGGCTTTATTGAAAAACCATTAGTAACAGATTCGATTATTCGACAGGAGATTTTATTAGATGAATTAGTGCATGCCGGCAATGCTTCTCAGAATCTGTGGCTAGTTCGAGAAGAAAACTCTGGTGTATATCATTATACAGAGCGTTATTTTTTGGCGCATAATTTAAATCCTCAGAAGATGATTATCAAAAATAATGAAATGATCGTCAGATGTTTGGAACAAGGTATAGGTCAATCGATTATATCAAAGAAAGCATTGCCTCCAAAAATAAACTGGAATTCTTTAGGTGAAGAGTATCAAAGGAGCTTTTATTTCATCAAAAGGCAACATATCGAATCGATGCAATTGCGGCAGATCGATGAGTATATAAAAAACTACTATCAAAAAAACAAGAGCTAG
- a CDS encoding two-component system response regulator: MAKIMIVEDEATIRTLISEELQKWQFDTFGTTDFNNVLEDLQQEDPQLVLLDINLPVFDGYYWCQKIREISKIPIIFISSRNTNMDMIMAMNMGADDFVTKPFQIDVLIAKINALLRRSYNYSEVGSEIMSHNGITLNVDNGSMEINGEMIDLSKNEYRLLYILIKKHGKILTREKLLRALWEDERFVDDNTLTVNINRLRKKIEQAGLEGYIETKVGQGYIVP, encoded by the coding sequence ATGGCAAAAATTATGATCGTAGAAGATGAAGCGACGATTCGCACGTTGATCAGCGAGGAATTACAAAAATGGCAGTTTGATACATTCGGAACAACTGACTTTAATAATGTTTTAGAAGATTTGCAGCAAGAAGATCCTCAATTGGTATTATTAGATATCAATCTACCCGTTTTTGATGGTTATTATTGGTGCCAAAAAATCCGTGAAATTTCTAAAATTCCGATCATTTTTATTTCCAGCCGTAATACGAATATGGATATGATCATGGCAATGAATATGGGCGCCGATGATTTTGTTACGAAGCCATTTCAAATCGATGTGTTGATTGCAAAAATTAATGCACTACTACGTCGTTCATATAATTATTCAGAGGTCGGCAGTGAAATCATGTCACACAACGGAATTACGCTAAACGTTGATAATGGTAGTATGGAAATCAATGGCGAGATGATTGATTTAAGCAAGAATGAATATCGATTACTGTATATTTTGATCAAGAAACACGGGAAAATTTTAACAAGAGAGAAATTGCTGCGTGCGTTATGGGAAGATGAGCGTTTTGTTGATGATAATACCTTGACAGTCAATATCAATCGTTTGAGAAAAAAAATCGAACAAGCAGGTCTTGAGGGGTATATCGAGACCAAGGTCGGACAGGGCTATATCGTGCCGTAG
- a CDS encoding PTS fructose transporter subunit IIA produces MKPKLVLMSHGNMAAETLQSAKMIVGELIAAQVVSMTETDGMSGTIEKLTQTLNFLGDVPVLILADLKGGTPCNVAMMQMNERPNLRVLSGLNLAMVIEAAVSPIEELDELTNYLCDIGKSAVEKIELLEIDEEEEYEE; encoded by the coding sequence ATGAAACCTAAATTAGTTTTGATGAGCCATGGCAATATGGCGGCCGAGACATTGCAATCAGCTAAAATGATCGTTGGAGAATTGATAGCAGCTCAAGTTGTGTCGATGACGGAGACAGATGGTATGTCTGGTACAATTGAAAAATTAACACAGACACTTAATTTTCTGGGAGACGTACCAGTGTTGATTTTAGCAGATCTAAAAGGCGGTACACCTTGTAATGTGGCGATGATGCAAATGAATGAACGACCGAACTTACGTGTTTTATCAGGTTTAAATCTAGCCATGGTAATCGAAGCTGCAGTTTCGCCAATTGAAGAGCTCGATGAGCTGACAAATTACTTATGTGACATAGGTAAAAGTGCAGTGGAGAAAATTGAGCTTCTTGAAATAGATGAGGAAGAAGAATACGAAGAATAG
- a CDS encoding PTS mannose transporter subunit IIAB, which produces MAIENARVDERLIHGQVATVWTNTLGAQRIMVVNDLAVKDQMQIGALKMAKPAGVKLSILSKRKAIEKILAGNYNDEKVFLITKDIQDMADLIDGGVPLKAFNVGNISQKEGSKPIKKSVAVSEMDIQTIKRLDDKGIKITAQMIPSESDETILNFLK; this is translated from the coding sequence ATGGCAATAGAGAATGCACGTGTGGATGAGCGTTTGATCCATGGACAAGTAGCAACGGTTTGGACGAATACTCTAGGAGCGCAAAGAATCATGGTAGTCAACGATTTAGCGGTCAAAGATCAAATGCAGATCGGTGCATTGAAAATGGCAAAGCCTGCTGGGGTAAAATTATCTATTTTATCAAAAAGAAAAGCGATTGAAAAAATCTTAGCGGGTAATTACAATGATGAAAAGGTCTTTTTGATCACGAAAGATATCCAAGATATGGCTGATTTGATTGATGGCGGTGTTCCATTGAAAGCATTCAATGTGGGGAATATTTCGCAAAAAGAAGGGAGCAAACCAATCAAAAAATCGGTGGCAGTCTCTGAAATGGATATTCAAACAATCAAACGTTTAGATGATAAAGGCATAAAAATCACCGCACAAATGATTCCCTCTGAGTCTGATGAAACGATTTTAAATTTTCTTAAATAA
- a CDS encoding RpiR family transcriptional regulator: protein MDAIKIIRQKYKDFSKVNRKIADYILKDPTLVLSLTANEIASNSGTSPASVTRFSKSLTFDSWEELKLAIATKQGAEPVPKAIDPIVAANDSIETLCAKVESLLNTTIEDLFDLVDKQALKRSIDAIKQAETVYLIGIGSSSLTAYDLFHKFNRAGKKAVFNYDVHLQFEFLNYSKPGDVLIAISYSGLSKEVLIACEIARQNKSKIIFITRNESQRIIKVSDEVLLVPANEHLLRVGAVASIASTMAVGDVLYLGSIQDDLETTIEKNMTDTRKLVEKLKEK, encoded by the coding sequence ATGGATGCTATCAAAATCATACGACAAAAATACAAGGATTTTTCTAAGGTCAATCGAAAGATCGCGGATTATATATTAAAAGACCCCACACTGGTTCTTTCATTGACCGCAAATGAGATTGCATCCAATAGTGGGACCTCACCTGCTTCAGTGACGCGTTTTTCTAAATCACTGACTTTTGATAGCTGGGAAGAACTGAAGCTTGCGATCGCCACAAAACAAGGAGCAGAGCCTGTGCCAAAAGCGATAGATCCTATCGTTGCGGCAAATGACTCGATTGAAACCCTATGTGCTAAAGTTGAATCTTTGCTAAATACAACGATCGAAGATTTATTTGACTTAGTTGATAAACAAGCTTTAAAACGGTCGATTGATGCAATCAAACAGGCGGAAACTGTTTACTTGATTGGAATAGGTTCTTCGTCATTAACGGCTTACGATTTATTCCATAAATTCAATCGAGCGGGTAAAAAGGCTGTATTCAATTATGATGTGCATCTACAATTTGAATTTCTAAATTATTCTAAACCTGGAGATGTCCTGATTGCTATTTCATATAGCGGCCTCTCAAAAGAAGTCTTGATTGCCTGTGAGATTGCTCGGCAAAATAAAAGTAAGATCATTTTTATCACCAGAAATGAGAGTCAACGAATCATAAAAGTGAGCGATGAGGTCTTGTTGGTTCCAGCCAACGAGCATTTACTAAGAGTTGGCGCTGTTGCCTCGATTGCTTCAACAATGGCAGTCGGCGATGTCCTTTATCTAGGCTCGATTCAGGATGATTTAGAGACAACAATCGAAAAAAATATGACGGACACAAGGAAACTTGTAGAGAAATTGAAAGAAAAGTAG
- a CDS encoding histidine kinase — MTIYKYLKDHWLLLIGWLFFIGVTCFILWLSPDMVVNLSVIGYLVLLQGLFLLLFLVIDYSLKKRWWHSLDSSEHPPSLQHYLGEASKEEEKLAQNYINGLLVEHQQVMQQAINNQQDQKDYIDSWVHEIKVPLAAVNLILQSIEDDIPEQKYYLVENELSKIDEYVEQVLYYARLDSFSRDYLIQEYSLKDIVQSVIRTQGNYFIQKNLHFSIEGNDQMVLTDAKWVAFIFKQLVSNAIKYTPAGGEITVTFSRTKEGAWLFLKDTGIGIPKEDQHRIFDKGFTGENGRTSEQHSTGLGLYLAKSLADKLGHQLMMESVEGEGTTMKLLFPFLSYFNERR, encoded by the coding sequence ATGACAATTTATAAGTATTTAAAAGATCATTGGCTTTTATTGATCGGTTGGCTGTTTTTTATTGGTGTGACCTGTTTTATTTTATGGTTATCTCCTGATATGGTTGTGAATTTATCGGTAATTGGTTATTTGGTATTATTACAAGGATTGTTTTTACTCCTTTTTTTAGTCATTGATTATTCATTAAAAAAACGTTGGTGGCATTCTTTAGATAGTTCAGAACATCCACCATCTTTACAGCATTATTTAGGTGAGGCTTCTAAAGAAGAGGAAAAACTAGCTCAAAATTATATCAATGGTTTGCTGGTAGAACATCAGCAAGTCATGCAGCAAGCGATCAATAATCAACAGGATCAAAAAGATTATATTGATTCTTGGGTTCATGAAATCAAAGTACCATTAGCCGCTGTCAATTTGATTTTACAGTCGATCGAAGATGATATTCCAGAACAAAAATATTATCTAGTTGAAAACGAATTGAGCAAAATTGATGAGTATGTGGAACAAGTTCTTTATTACGCTAGATTAGATAGTTTTTCCAGAGATTATTTGATTCAGGAATATTCATTGAAAGATATCGTTCAATCAGTGATTCGAACGCAGGGAAATTATTTTATTCAAAAGAACCTGCATTTTTCGATTGAAGGAAATGATCAAATGGTTTTAACAGATGCTAAATGGGTAGCGTTCATTTTCAAACAATTAGTTAGCAATGCAATCAAGTATACGCCTGCTGGCGGTGAGATCACGGTTACTTTTTCCCGAACAAAAGAAGGTGCTTGGTTATTTTTGAAAGACACTGGCATTGGTATTCCCAAAGAAGATCAGCACCGCATCTTTGATAAAGGTTTTACGGGCGAAAATGGCCGGACAAGTGAGCAGCACTCAACAGGCTTGGGATTATATTTAGCGAAAAGTCTTGCTGATAAACTAGGGCATCAACTGATGATGGAATCTGTTGAAGGTGAAGGCACGACGATGAAGCTGTTGTTTCCGTTTTTGAGTTATTTTAATGAGAGAAGATAA
- a CDS encoding PTS mannose transporter subunit IID has protein sequence MTNKLTKKDINKVYLRNLFSLQWGWNYEKMQGLGYAYVIMPALKRLYGNDPEKMKKALKIQMGFFNTTPAMSHLIIGADMALEEEIGIEDDQAITGLKTGLMGPFAGVGDTLFIAIYRAIVFSIAAYMAQGGQAFGLAIPLIAGVAVLWVRYKFTWIGYNQGKKIATEFADKMKLLTQAAAILGLTVVGGLIPSVITYKLELTYKMGEVTLSIQEMLDKILPALIPLSIVMMSYWLLGKKKMNSTRLIFVLILLGMLLGNLQGITSWIGNLF, from the coding sequence ATGACTAACAAATTAACCAAAAAAGACATTAATAAAGTATATCTGAGAAATCTCTTCAGCTTACAATGGGGCTGGAATTATGAAAAAATGCAAGGACTTGGCTATGCCTACGTGATCATGCCAGCATTGAAACGTTTGTATGGCAATGATCCTGAGAAAATGAAAAAGGCGCTTAAAATACAAATGGGCTTTTTCAATACAACGCCTGCGATGTCGCATTTGATCATCGGGGCAGATATGGCATTGGAAGAAGAAATCGGAATCGAAGATGATCAAGCAATCACGGGCTTAAAAACAGGATTGATGGGTCCGTTTGCCGGTGTGGGAGATACGTTGTTTATTGCAATCTATCGAGCAATTGTTTTTTCAATCGCTGCTTATATGGCGCAAGGTGGACAAGCATTTGGCTTAGCAATCCCGCTCATTGCTGGGGTCGCCGTTTTATGGGTACGCTACAAATTTACCTGGATCGGCTACAATCAAGGGAAAAAAATTGCCACAGAATTTGCTGATAAGATGAAACTTTTGACACAAGCGGCAGCGATCCTTGGATTAACTGTTGTTGGAGGATTGATTCCTTCTGTGATAACTTATAAACTAGAGTTGACCTATAAAATGGGCGAAGTAACGTTGTCCATTCAAGAGATGCTGGATAAAATTTTGCCAGCCTTGATCCCGCTGTCGATTGTGATGATGTCTTATTGGTTATTAGGAAAGAAAAAAATGAATTCGACCCGTTTGATTTTTGTCTTGATCTTACTCGGAATGCTTTTAGGGAATTTACAAGGAATCACTTCTTGGATCGGAAATCTATTTTAA
- a CDS encoding N-acetylmuramic acid 6-phosphate etherase — MKLDELITESRNTASMNIDQLSTIEMVKLINQEDQKVALAVERVLPELARAIDQAAARYQKGGRLIYCGAGTSGRLGTLDAIELTPTYSVSPNRAFGLIAGGKEAMFQAVEGAEDSKALAEADLKKHILTSEDVVIAVAASGRTPYAIGAIEYAEKVNALTIAVTCNESSEMNQIAAVGIAPVVGPEVITGSTRMKAGTAQKMVLNMLSTGIMVKVGNVYQNLMVNVQPTNEKLIQRSIHIIHDATGVDLVTAQEYLEKAQNHVAEAIVMIKGQINLTEAQELLERHNRRISDILNELTNE, encoded by the coding sequence ATGAAGCTGGATGAATTGATCACTGAATCACGAAACACAGCAAGTATGAATATTGATCAATTGTCAACCATCGAGATGGTAAAACTGATCAATCAGGAGGATCAAAAAGTCGCCTTAGCAGTGGAAAGGGTTCTACCTGAATTGGCTAGAGCCATTGATCAAGCTGCGGCACGTTACCAAAAAGGCGGCCGGTTGATTTATTGCGGCGCAGGAACCTCAGGACGATTGGGAACCCTTGATGCGATTGAGTTAACGCCGACATATAGTGTTTCTCCAAATAGGGCATTTGGTCTAATTGCAGGCGGAAAAGAAGCGATGTTTCAGGCTGTCGAAGGTGCAGAAGATTCAAAAGCGTTAGCTGAAGCAGATTTGAAAAAGCACATACTGACGTCTGAGGACGTGGTGATTGCTGTTGCGGCTAGTGGTAGGACGCCTTATGCAATCGGTGCAATAGAATACGCTGAAAAAGTCAATGCTTTGACGATTGCCGTGACTTGTAATGAATCCAGTGAAATGAATCAAATCGCTGCAGTCGGTATTGCACCAGTTGTCGGACCAGAAGTGATCACCGGCTCAACACGCATGAAAGCTGGTACCGCCCAAAAGATGGTTTTAAATATGCTTTCAACAGGAATCATGGTCAAAGTAGGAAATGTATATCAAAATCTAATGGTGAATGTTCAGCCAACAAATGAAAAACTGATTCAACGCTCAATTCATATTATTCATGATGCGACAGGCGTTGATCTAGTCACTGCACAAGAATATCTAGAAAAGGCGCAAAATCATGTAGCAGAAGCGATTGTCATGATTAAAGGTCAAATCAATTTAACTGAAGCGCAAGAGTTGTTGGAACGGCATAATCGACGTATCTCAGACATCCTTAATGAACTAACAAACGAATAG